A portion of the Bacillota bacterium genome contains these proteins:
- a CDS encoding YezD family protein, which yields MARPRLRRGVLRFICETVSRLKYGQVIIYVQDGEIIQIDTTEKVRFSQCSKRVEGEAAGVR from the coding sequence ATGGCGCGGCCTAGACTCCGGAGGGGAGTGTTAAGGTTTATTTGTGAGACTGTATCAAGGCTGAAATATGGTCAGGTTATCATTTATGTGCAGGATGGTGAGATCATCCAGATAGACACGACTGAGAAGGTTCGGTTCAGTCAATGCAGTAAACGAGTGGAAGGTGAGGCGGCTGGGGTAAGATGA
- a CDS encoding nucleotidyltransferase domain-containing protein — MGGDITSKEFRRLNSVIRRKRQERTEELISKAFQKAQAIASLLKNRYGAERVFLYGSLACGGFREGSDIDILVEGFQGSYWKMYTEAEDLASPFNVSIALYEDAAPSLREAALKGGMLL, encoded by the coding sequence ATGGGTGGGGACATCACGTCGAAAGAATTCCGTAGATTAAATAGTGTTATCAGAAGAAAGCGTCAGGAAAGAACAGAGGAGCTCATCAGTAAGGCATTTCAGAAGGCACAAGCTATTGCTTCTCTGCTGAAGAACCGCTATGGCGCCGAAAGAGTCTTCCTGTATGGATCACTGGCTTGCGGCGGATTTAGAGAAGGATCCGACATCGACATCCTGGTGGAAGGTTTTCAGGGTTCTTATTGGAAGATGTATACAGAAGCTGAGGACCTGGCTTCGCCTTTTAATGTAAGCATAGCGCTCTACGAAGACGCCGCGCCATCCCTCCGCGAGGCTGCGCTGAAAGGCGGGATGCTCTTATGA
- a CDS encoding ABC transporter substrate-binding protein, whose product MWCKRLHVGLLLMVALLVLVGLSSSAATTYKEAPMLTELVKQGKLPPVEKRLPEEPLVIKPIEKIGKYGGTLRTATPEPNSWGNDGAAHIRLPYLLWMNREFNKVIPYLAKGYEFSADMKTLTLHLRKGMKWSDGHPFTVEDILFWWEDFILNDELTPIKPKIWMPGGKLAQFEKVDDYTLRIKFAVPHRPILSYLAYFGSMQQNFYLPKHYLTKWHIKYNPDAEKLAKKEGFDAWYKAFLFHRDITPAQQDVNLPTLSPWMLERRTTSRSVYVRNPYFAVVDTAGNQLPYIDRITADVISERQAMLVKLMGGELDYAGMLLELPDYPVLMENKDKGGYRVLLWPSPVPAEIAFGFNLTHKDPVLRKIFQDVRFRRAMSLAINREEINEAVFLGQGEPMQATVHPSCSFFKEEWARAYADYNPKEANRLLDEMGLKRGKDNYRLRPDGKPLIVTAEYSATLAFAREAVDLIRHYWEAVGVKVAVKEDERTLYTTRKDGNELDCGFWHTDRMMEFRVNLPGLTKYNPRSEIGWAVDWGLWLDTKGESGEEPSGECGKQFMEFMNSMDEWYKTTSDQKYKELAQKIWDNQARNLWVIGTVGLPKRPIVVRNNIKNFPEKCYWGDDTSWWLAADGIQWYIEK is encoded by the coding sequence ATGTGGTGTAAAAGGCTTCATGTGGGTCTCCTGTTGATGGTTGCGCTTTTGGTTTTAGTCGGTCTATCATCGTCTGCGGCAACGACTTATAAAGAAGCCCCCATGCTCACTGAGTTGGTCAAACAAGGCAAACTCCCGCCTGTGGAAAAAAGGCTACCCGAGGAACCTCTCGTTATCAAACCTATTGAGAAAATAGGGAAATATGGTGGCACCCTGAGGACAGCGACGCCAGAGCCCAACAGCTGGGGCAATGACGGAGCGGCACATATCAGGCTCCCTTACCTCCTATGGATGAATAGAGAGTTCAACAAGGTGATACCTTATCTGGCCAAGGGATATGAATTCTCTGCCGATATGAAAACCCTTACTCTCCATCTTCGCAAGGGAATGAAATGGTCGGACGGTCATCCCTTTACGGTGGAAGATATCCTTTTCTGGTGGGAAGATTTCATCCTCAATGATGAGCTTACCCCCATCAAACCGAAAATATGGATGCCTGGAGGGAAGCTTGCCCAATTTGAGAAAGTGGACGATTATACTCTGAGGATCAAATTCGCGGTTCCTCACAGACCAATCCTCTCCTATCTTGCATATTTCGGCTCGATGCAGCAGAATTTCTACTTGCCAAAGCATTATCTGACAAAGTGGCATATAAAGTATAACCCTGATGCCGAAAAGCTGGCCAAGAAAGAGGGATTCGACGCCTGGTACAAGGCCTTTTTGTTCCACCGTGACATTACTCCGGCTCAACAGGATGTCAATCTCCCAACATTGAGCCCATGGATGCTGGAAAGGCGAACGACAAGCAGAAGCGTTTATGTCCGCAACCCATATTTTGCTGTAGTAGATACTGCTGGAAATCAGCTTCCATATATTGACCGGATCACAGCCGATGTCATAAGCGAACGTCAAGCGATGCTTGTGAAGCTCATGGGCGGTGAGCTAGATTATGCTGGGATGCTTCTTGAATTGCCCGATTATCCTGTGTTAATGGAGAATAAAGATAAGGGTGGCTACAGAGTTCTATTATGGCCTAGCCCCGTTCCTGCAGAGATAGCATTCGGTTTCAATCTAACCCACAAAGATCCGGTGCTTCGCAAGATCTTCCAAGACGTAAGGTTCAGACGGGCCATGTCCCTTGCGATAAATAGAGAAGAGATAAATGAGGCTGTCTTCTTGGGTCAGGGAGAACCCATGCAGGCCACCGTCCATCCGAGCTGCAGCTTCTTCAAGGAAGAATGGGCCAGAGCATATGCTGACTATAATCCCAAGGAGGCCAACAGGCTACTCGATGAAATGGGCCTCAAGCGAGGGAAGGACAATTACAGGTTGCGCCCCGATGGCAAGCCACTGATTGTCACTGCTGAGTATTCAGCGACCCTGGCATTTGCGAGAGAAGCCGTTGATCTGATACGCCATTATTGGGAAGCTGTCGGAGTCAAAGTAGCAGTCAAAGAAGACGAGAGAACCCTCTATACGACGCGAAAGGACGGGAATGAATTGGATTGCGGGTTCTGGCACACTGACAGGATGATGGAATTTCGGGTCAACCTGCCAGGACTTACGAAATATAATCCCAGGAGTGAAATTGGCTGGGCTGTGGACTGGGGGCTCTGGCTGGATACAAAGGGCGAATCCGGAGAGGAGCCATCCGGCGAATGCGGCAAACAGTTCATGGAGTTCATGAATTCCATGGATGAATGGTATAAGACAACATCTGATCAGAAGTACAAAGAGCTTGCCCAAAAGATCTGGGATAACCAGGCGAGGAATCTCTGGGTCATAGGCACCGTTGGACTTCCCAAGCGACCCATAGTAGTCAGAAACAATATAAAGAACTTCCCTGAGAAATGCTATTGGGGCGACGACACTTCATGGTGGCTCGCCGCCGATGGGATCCAATGGTATATAGAAAAATAG
- a CDS encoding Gfo/Idh/MocA family oxidoreductase — protein MRRVKFGLIGAGLWGEAHAYVYSSHHQSELVAVCDLREERAKEIAKKYGASHVYTDYNQMLHEADIEAVGVVTPDFAHRAPVVAALEAGKHVLVEKPLATSIEDADAMVRASQKTGARLMVDFHNRWSPPFAHLKETVEQGGLGKLVSAYFRLNDKISVATNMLSWASRSSILWFLGSHTIDTIQWLFSDDIKRVYSVSRRGVLDKLGVNVPDIYQSILEFNKGYIATIENNWIVPNGQPCVNDIKFNLLGDAGMVNMDLSNNQLYERILPTTNDNPDILVSNWVHGRGKGFAYESIRHFVECIAEDKPFLVSVSDAYRVTEVILALMESAEKGLPVELGPRRV, from the coding sequence ATGAGAAGAGTGAAATTTGGGCTCATAGGAGCAGGGTTGTGGGGAGAGGCGCATGCGTATGTCTACTCATCACATCACCAGAGCGAGCTGGTCGCCGTATGTGACCTAAGAGAGGAACGGGCGAAAGAGATAGCAAAGAAATATGGGGCATCGCATGTCTATACTGATTATAACCAAATGCTGCATGAAGCTGACATCGAGGCTGTAGGGGTGGTAACCCCGGATTTTGCCCACCGTGCACCGGTGGTTGCAGCTCTTGAGGCCGGGAAGCATGTGCTTGTGGAGAAGCCTCTGGCGACCAGTATTGAAGATGCTGATGCTATGGTCCGAGCATCTCAAAAGACCGGTGCGCGCCTAATGGTTGATTTCCATAACCGTTGGAGTCCCCCCTTTGCTCACCTCAAAGAAACAGTAGAGCAAGGCGGGCTAGGCAAACTGGTCTCAGCGTATTTTCGATTGAATGACAAGATTTCTGTAGCAACCAATATGCTATCTTGGGCCAGCCGATCCTCGATCCTGTGGTTCCTCGGCAGCCACACAATAGACACCATCCAATGGCTATTTTCCGATGATATCAAGAGGGTATATTCTGTTTCGCGCCGGGGAGTCTTGGACAAATTGGGCGTAAATGTACCTGATATCTATCAATCTATTCTAGAATTCAACAAAGGCTATATCGCCACTATTGAAAATAACTGGATAGTCCCCAACGGCCAGCCTTGCGTCAATGATATAAAATTCAATCTCCTGGGAGACGCAGGCATGGTTAACATGGATCTCAGCAACAACCAACTCTACGAGCGCATCCTGCCAACGACCAACGACAATCCAGACATACTAGTGTCAAATTGGGTCCACGGACGAGGCAAAGGCTTTGCATACGAAAGCATAAGGCATTTCGTAGAATGCATCGCAGAGGATAAACCATTCCTGGTCAGCGTCTCAGATGCCTATCGCGTCACGGAAGTGATACTTGCACTTATGGAATCGGCCGAAAAGGGTCTACCTGTAGAATTAGGGCCGAGGAGAGTCTGA
- a CDS encoding MFS transporter, with product MINRMDANVSTTRPLRKVSILRSYYFLYFLAMGAFSFIQLHFRSLGLSGVQIGTLGALMPLIGLISQPIWGAVSDIKRSPNLVLRMTLLMTAIMASLASFAHSYYWLIPTMAALALFQNANVPLADSITLSVLPKSVTYGSIRLWGSLGYAVGVMLVGQILNWMGVRFAFPIYALFLFATFLTGLLMPQATRERSPNLRSGVKKLLVNPKISSFLIFYFVLSMTLAMNMTFFGIHLSELGASPGVIGVALVLATVFEVPVLFYSGQLIRRMGMRSFLCASGGLYILRWAFLSIIHNPLLILATQLLHGFTFISTYVAGVSIMDEESPLELKSTAQALMGSLSFAGGSSAGTLVGGLLYDSVGAFGMYRVCTLLAIGVTLSFYLFSRNHACWQTDRSAERSALCTSQISSIKG from the coding sequence GTGATAAATAGAATGGACGCTAATGTATCCACGACCCGTCCATTGAGAAAGGTCTCGATCCTCAGATCTTATTATTTCCTCTATTTTTTGGCAATGGGGGCTTTTTCCTTTATCCAGCTTCACTTTAGATCGCTTGGATTATCGGGCGTTCAGATTGGAACCCTGGGCGCTCTCATGCCTCTGATAGGTCTGATCTCGCAACCAATTTGGGGAGCGGTGAGTGATATCAAACGCTCACCTAACCTGGTTCTAAGAATGACGCTTCTGATGACAGCCATCATGGCGAGCCTTGCTAGTTTCGCACATTCCTACTACTGGCTCATACCGACCATGGCCGCGCTCGCTCTATTCCAGAATGCAAACGTACCCCTGGCGGATTCAATTACGTTAAGTGTTCTTCCGAAATCAGTCACCTATGGTTCCATAAGGTTATGGGGTTCGTTAGGGTATGCTGTTGGGGTCATGCTGGTAGGCCAAATTCTGAACTGGATGGGAGTAAGGTTTGCATTCCCAATCTATGCATTATTCCTCTTCGCCACTTTTTTGACCGGCCTCCTCATGCCGCAAGCCACAAGGGAAAGATCTCCTAACCTGCGGTCTGGGGTAAAAAAACTTCTGGTAAATCCCAAGATATCGAGTTTTCTCATCTTCTATTTTGTCTTATCGATGACCCTAGCCATGAATATGACATTCTTCGGCATTCATCTTTCTGAGCTCGGGGCAAGCCCTGGGGTCATAGGGGTAGCGCTTGTCCTGGCCACAGTCTTCGAGGTCCCGGTTCTCTTTTACTCTGGCCAACTCATACGGCGAATGGGCATGAGAAGTTTCCTATGCGCCTCTGGCGGTTTATATATTCTGAGATGGGCCTTCCTTTCCATAATACATAATCCATTACTGATCCTGGCAACGCAGCTGCTCCATGGCTTCACTTTCATTTCAACGTATGTTGCAGGAGTCAGCATCATGGATGAAGAATCTCCTTTAGAGCTGAAAAGTACAGCTCAGGCGCTAATGGGATCATTATCATTCGCTGGAGGGTCATCCGCCGGCACCCTTGTAGGTGGACTCTTATACGACTCTGTCGGCGCATTTGGCATGTACCGTGTCTGCACATTGCTAGCGATTGGCGTGACATTGAGTTTTTACCTGTTTTCAAGGAACCATGCATGCTGGCAGACTGATAGGTCTGCCGAACGATCAGCTCTTTGCACTAGCCAGATTTCCTCGATAAAAGGGTAG
- a CDS encoding ATPase: MSFVLGVDGGGTKTYAVVADENGTILSLGKGGPSNHQSIGVEKATEEIAKAIQEALDGARLRSDDIAVGFLALAGADFPEDYEILTQGLQRFSIAQKIILKNDTIGAFLAGTKLGYGAVVICGTGTNAAGVYRDGRTFQLGGIGYMSGDWGGAVSIVPEMIRLAFKSWDGRYGPSMIPERILKSLGLSTMDEFMMQLYHDSIDRHKLLSLCPIVFEAAYEGDPIGIEIVERQGEEVGLTAVAILRRLGLDREEADVVLNGSIFNAIGPLLIDTITHVVHRKAPLAKIRRAEFHPVIGSIFGALRAIGISVSDSIRQKVRETMPEVLIMPEIRP; encoded by the coding sequence ATGAGCTTCGTGCTTGGCGTTGATGGCGGAGGGACCAAGACATATGCGGTTGTCGCAGATGAAAATGGTACTATATTAAGCCTTGGCAAGGGAGGGCCGTCAAACCACCAGAGCATCGGAGTAGAAAAGGCAACAGAGGAAATCGCGAAGGCAATTCAAGAAGCTCTTGACGGTGCCAGGCTGAGAAGTGATGATATTGCTGTCGGTTTTCTGGCCCTGGCTGGCGCAGACTTCCCGGAGGACTACGAGATCCTCACTCAGGGACTGCAGCGGTTTAGTATTGCTCAGAAAATCATCCTGAAAAACGATACCATAGGCGCGTTTTTGGCGGGCACTAAGCTGGGCTATGGGGCTGTTGTCATATGCGGCACCGGCACCAACGCCGCAGGGGTCTACCGCGACGGGAGGACGTTCCAGCTGGGCGGAATCGGGTATATGTCAGGAGACTGGGGAGGGGCTGTCTCTATCGTCCCGGAGATGATTCGCCTCGCGTTCAAGTCGTGGGATGGCAGGTATGGACCAAGTATGATCCCTGAACGGATTCTCAAAAGCCTCGGCCTGTCAACGATGGACGAATTCATGATGCAGCTATATCACGATTCTATAGACCGACATAAACTCCTCAGCCTATGCCCCATTGTTTTTGAGGCCGCATATGAGGGGGATCCTATAGGCATAGAAATAGTTGAACGTCAGGGGGAAGAGGTGGGGCTCACCGCAGTGGCTATCTTGAGGCGGCTCGGCCTCGACCGCGAAGAAGCCGATGTAGTGCTCAATGGCAGCATTTTCAACGCCATAGGGCCTCTGCTGATAGATACTATTACTCATGTAGTTCATCGCAAGGCCCCTCTGGCGAAAATACGGCGTGCAGAATTCCACCCTGTAATTGGCTCCATATTCGGCGCCTTACGGGCTATCGGCATATCTGTGTCGGATTCTATCCGTCAGAAGGTGCGCGAGACAATGCCCGAAGTGCTGATAATGCCTGAAATAAGACCTTGA
- a CDS encoding S8 family serine peptidase translates to MARYRKVLRRWRALFFYMSLAFLLSGCFGDSRTHPVIFDVSGRVLSAGTGVPISGAKVTVNGKVGMTDSQGFYSLSGVTASNGIAQFEVSAPGHIAESSTEYVGHGQTLVKDIFLTVGEAEDGGGRIYGTVNFVSYGSSAAVRQGRRSLRPVEVGVSPEDQPLPQRVIVRLRRSRDLLDSRVISSIVRTTGATRHFVNTIIHRLIVYIPPAKTPSQFLEELASSPYIEKAELDPVCQALGVARGRLFPIEPNDGAYHDQWNLPAIGLPLAWNRITSARSVIVAVIDTGVASNHPDLRGNLMNGWDFVDNPEQGGDDDPTDPGLPGVYWASHGTHVAGIIGAVGNNGIGTCGVAWNILMMPIRALDSANGGFGYLSDVASAIMWAVDHGAKVLNLSLGGDISSEPEEMSQAIDYAVQRGAILIAASGNEGAGHVLYPACDPDVIAIGASNASNEVAWYSNHGPEIDLVAPGGDYESGADLGILSTILDLTSGQPRLGFGWAEGTSMAAPHVSGVVALMLACGISPDPQMIRRILRNTAIDISATGRDDESGYGILNAYAAINHAEITETRIVVVGKDGTPVSGMVFPSDGRTFDIGRVGEGPERYIVAWLDVNGDRLLDDGDYASSVGPINLGKGQSVAASIKLQLMGYSSESMRRETARLLRMLEAR, encoded by the coding sequence TTGGCGCGATACCGTAAGGTATTGAGGCGATGGCGCGCATTATTCTTTTATATGTCTTTGGCTTTCCTTCTGAGCGGGTGTTTTGGTGACAGCCGGACGCATCCGGTGATCTTTGATGTGTCTGGCAGGGTTTTAAGCGCGGGGACTGGGGTTCCAATCTCGGGCGCCAAAGTCACCGTAAATGGAAAGGTGGGAATGACCGATAGTCAGGGGTTTTATTCGCTCAGTGGAGTAACGGCATCAAACGGAATAGCGCAATTTGAGGTTTCCGCGCCGGGCCATATTGCGGAAAGTTCAACCGAGTATGTAGGGCATGGCCAGACGCTAGTTAAAGATATCTTCCTGACAGTCGGCGAAGCAGAGGATGGAGGCGGCAGAATTTATGGGACGGTGAATTTCGTCTCTTACGGGTCATCAGCGGCTGTAAGACAGGGCAGAAGGTCTCTTAGACCTGTGGAGGTTGGAGTAAGCCCTGAAGATCAGCCGCTGCCGCAGAGGGTCATAGTGAGGCTTCGTCGTTCGCGTGATCTTCTTGACTCCAGGGTTATTTCCTCGATCGTTCGAACGACTGGAGCTACCCGGCATTTCGTTAACACCATCATACACCGGCTGATTGTCTATATCCCCCCTGCAAAAACACCTTCCCAATTCCTTGAGGAGCTGGCTTCTTCTCCATATATAGAAAAAGCAGAGTTGGACCCGGTATGCCAGGCTTTGGGGGTGGCACGGGGGCGACTGTTTCCTATTGAGCCAAATGATGGTGCATATCATGACCAGTGGAATTTGCCGGCCATTGGATTGCCCCTGGCATGGAATAGGATCACAAGCGCGAGGTCTGTCATAGTGGCGGTGATAGATACGGGGGTTGCGTCGAACCATCCTGATCTCAGGGGAAATCTGATGAATGGGTGGGATTTTGTTGATAACCCTGAGCAAGGGGGAGATGACGATCCGACGGATCCCGGGCTTCCGGGGGTATATTGGGCGAGCCATGGAACGCATGTAGCTGGGATCATTGGCGCTGTGGGGAATAACGGTATCGGGACATGCGGGGTAGCCTGGAATATTTTGATGATGCCAATAAGGGCGCTGGATAGCGCCAATGGCGGTTTCGGCTACCTGAGCGATGTTGCTTCCGCCATCATGTGGGCTGTGGATCATGGGGCGAAGGTGCTCAACTTGAGCCTCGGGGGCGATATTTCATCAGAGCCTGAGGAAATGTCGCAGGCAATTGACTATGCTGTGCAGCGCGGGGCTATTCTTATTGCAGCCTCCGGCAATGAAGGCGCAGGTCATGTCTTGTATCCAGCCTGTGATCCTGATGTAATCGCCATTGGAGCAAGTAATGCATCGAACGAAGTAGCGTGGTATTCAAATCATGGTCCTGAGATTGATCTTGTCGCGCCCGGCGGCGATTATGAATCCGGGGCCGATCTCGGGATCTTGAGCACCATACTCGACCTTACGAGTGGTCAACCAAGATTGGGTTTCGGCTGGGCAGAAGGAACGTCGATGGCAGCCCCTCATGTGTCAGGAGTTGTGGCCCTCATGCTGGCCTGCGGGATTTCCCCCGATCCTCAGATGATAAGGCGTATCCTCAGAAATACCGCCATAGACATATCTGCGACGGGACGGGACGACGAATCAGGTTACGGCATCCTCAACGCATATGCTGCTATCAATCATGCTGAAATCACGGAAACCAGGATTGTGGTTGTCGGCAAAGATGGGACGCCAGTAAGTGGCATGGTATTTCCGAGTGATGGGCGCACATTTGATATCGGGCGGGTCGGCGAGGGGCCGGAACGATATATTGTCGCCTGGCTAGATGTGAATGGGGATCGTTTATTGGATGACGGAGACTATGCTTCATCTGTCGGGCCCATCAATCTAGGTAAAGGACAGTCTGTTGCGGCGAGTATCAAGCTCCAATTGATGGGCTATTCATCTGAATCAATGCGCAGAGAGACAGCAAGGCTGCTCCGAATGCTGGAAGCGAGGTAG
- a CDS encoding TatD family hydrolase, with amino-acid sequence MIVDTHAHLDQSDFDADREDVLLRAKESGVGAIITVGCDIPSSEWAVRFARQHQEVYAIIGIHPQEVKDAPEDAINRLADLASDQKVLGIGEIGLDYYYELSPRDLQKEFFLAQLRLAHELGLPVIIHDRDAHGDTMDILKHEKAGENGGILHCFSGSLEMARECIKMGFYISFAGPLTFKNARRPKEIAAALPEERLLVETDCPYLAPTPFRGQRNEPAFVRYIVEELARLRGVSFEDAARFTVQNTMAAFAPRLSLSI; translated from the coding sequence ATGATAGTGGATACACACGCTCATCTTGACCAAAGCGATTTTGACGCGGATAGGGAAGATGTTCTCCTGCGCGCGAAAGAGAGTGGTGTCGGGGCAATAATCACCGTCGGCTGTGATATTCCATCCTCGGAATGGGCTGTTCGCTTCGCAAGGCAGCACCAGGAGGTATATGCCATCATCGGCATACATCCCCAGGAGGTGAAGGACGCGCCTGAAGATGCCATAAATCGCCTGGCAGATCTCGCTTCTGATCAAAAAGTGCTCGGGATCGGCGAGATAGGCCTGGATTACTACTACGAGTTGTCGCCTCGTGATCTCCAGAAGGAGTTCTTCCTTGCACAACTCCGCCTGGCCCATGAACTCGGGCTTCCTGTGATCATCCACGACCGCGATGCGCACGGCGACACCATGGATATTCTCAAGCACGAGAAAGCGGGAGAAAACGGCGGAATACTGCATTGTTTCTCGGGTAGCCTCGAGATGGCCAGAGAATGTATAAAAATGGGCTTTTATATCTCCTTCGCCGGGCCGCTTACCTTCAAGAATGCCCGCAGGCCCAAAGAGATAGCGGCAGCGCTGCCTGAAGAAAGACTGCTGGTCGAGACAGATTGCCCTTATCTTGCCCCTACTCCATTTAGAGGACAGCGAAATGAACCGGCATTTGTCAGGTATATAGTGGAGGAACTCGCGCGCCTGCGCGGGGTTTCCTTCGAAGATGCTGCCAGATTTACTGTTCAGAATACTATGGCGGCTTTTGCGCCCCGCCTTTCTTTGAGCATTTGA
- a CDS encoding type II toxin-antitoxin system Phd/YefM family antitoxin — protein sequence MRFLAARDFRIRPGFVWRTLKEEKDIIITLNGRPAAILSHVDEGSLEATIGALRRQRAAIALEMLQEEAIQNGITNITDEEIEAEIKAVRNKRRQ from the coding sequence ATGCGATTCTTGGCTGCTCGGGATTTCCGTATCAGACCTGGATTTGTCTGGAGGACCTTGAAGGAAGAAAAGGATATTATCATAACTCTTAACGGAAGGCCGGCGGCTATCCTAAGCCATGTCGATGAAGGATCCCTGGAGGCCACAATTGGGGCGCTGCGCAGACAGAGAGCCGCCATTGCTCTTGAAATGCTACAGGAAGAGGCCATCCAAAATGGGATTACGAATATAACTGATGAGGAGATAGAGGCCGAGATCAAGGCCGTAAGGAATAAGAGACGACAATGA